A single window of Neisseria sp. KEM232 DNA harbors:
- a CDS encoding YdgA family protein gives MKKKLVAGLAGLAAAAAAVVGGLPYYFGKQAETVLDGQYRLLQESSFVTVESRTYDRGWFSSTETLQVRLKPTLLNNAAAYLPDNLKTVLSEPVTVVNHIRHAPFAGGLAAAKVESEFRYRAESEKVLKRFFGDKTPVSLTNTIGFGGSGRLNLSIPAFDYDELSGIALNWKGLEGQTDYTAGWQNYKSGYTAPGLHVKLADKGDIVLENLHIGSDTYDSPSKLAVGSSSFKLDRLALQWQEGLDYNIKLNELVNLVTDLQIGAFINPTGTVPPSKITVENLRFDTTMNEEGGWASSEGRFRFDKLAYGNDTYGPLDINVAAEHLEAASLLAVKRKLAEIASKNMSEDDIRAALLHTARNEASGLFTGNPVIKVRTFDFSLPQGKIHADGQIAFNGLTRGDLDDFAAMLKKTQAEFRFNVPEPLLENMAVSQARSLFTVNPEDEAEGTAAVDDIDETLRLMVQSTVRNMAGQGFLTLDDDGNIATRIEIAQGRMKLNGKVFEVEPEFDDLADGDDAETQTGSEPEPAGSGG, from the coding sequence ATGAAGAAAAAACTGGTTGCGGGTTTGGCGGGTCTCGCCGCTGCGGCCGCCGCAGTGGTCGGCGGGCTGCCCTATTATTTCGGCAAACAGGCCGAAACGGTGCTGGACGGGCAATACCGCCTGCTGCAGGAAAGCAGTTTCGTCACGGTCGAATCGCGCACTTACGATCGCGGCTGGTTTTCCTCCACCGAAACGCTGCAGGTGCGCCTCAAACCGACGTTGCTCAACAATGCCGCTGCCTATCTGCCCGACAACCTGAAAACCGTGCTTTCCGAACCGGTTACCGTCGTCAACCATATCCGACACGCCCCATTTGCCGGCGGTTTGGCCGCTGCGAAAGTGGAGAGCGAATTTCGCTACCGCGCCGAATCGGAAAAAGTGCTGAAACGCTTTTTCGGCGACAAAACCCCCGTTTCCCTAACCAACACCATCGGTTTTGGCGGCTCAGGCCGTCTGAACCTCAGCATCCCCGCTTTCGATTACGACGAACTCTCCGGCATCGCCCTCAACTGGAAAGGCCTCGAAGGGCAGACCGACTACACCGCAGGCTGGCAAAACTACAAAAGCGGCTACACCGCCCCCGGCCTGCACGTCAAACTGGCCGACAAAGGCGACATCGTGCTGGAAAACCTGCACATCGGCAGCGACACCTACGACAGCCCGAGCAAACTCGCCGTCGGCAGCAGCAGCTTCAAACTCGACCGCCTAGCCTTGCAATGGCAGGAAGGCTTGGACTACAACATCAAGCTCAACGAGCTGGTCAATCTCGTCACCGATTTGCAGATCGGTGCTTTCATCAACCCCACCGGCACCGTCCCCCCGTCCAAAATTACCGTAGAAAACCTGCGCTTCGACACCACCATGAACGAAGAGGGCGGCTGGGCAAGCAGCGAAGGCCGCTTCCGCTTCGACAAACTCGCCTACGGCAACGACACCTACGGCCCGCTCGACATCAACGTTGCCGCCGAACATCTCGAAGCCGCCTCGCTGCTGGCCGTCAAACGCAAGCTGGCCGAAATCGCCTCGAAAAACATGAGCGAAGACGACATCCGCGCCGCCCTGCTGCACACCGCCCGCAACGAAGCCTCCGGCCTCTTCACAGGAAACCCCGTCATCAAAGTCCGCACCTTCGACTTCTCCCTGCCGCAGGGCAAAATCCACGCCGACGGCCAAATCGCCTTCAACGGCCTCACGCGCGGCGATTTGGACGACTTTGCCGCCATGCTGAAAAAAACGCAGGCCGAATTCCGTTTCAACGTGCCCGAGCCGCTTTTGGAAAACATGGCCGTCAGCCAGGCGCGCAGCCTGTTTACCGTCAATCCCGAAGACGAAGCGGAAGGCACAGCAGCCGTCGACGACATCGACGAAACCCTGCGCCTGATGGTGCAGAGCACCGTGCGCAACATGGCCGGACAAGGCTTCCTCACCCTCGACGACGACGGCAACATCGCCACCCGCATCGAAATCGCCCAAGGCCGCATGAAGCTCAATGGCAAAGTGTTTGAAGTCGAACCCGAATTCGACGACCTGGCCGACGGAGACGATGCCGAAACGCAAACCGGATCCGAGCCCGAACCGGCCGGATCCGGCGGATAA
- a CDS encoding DUF3460 family protein — translation MYDYQSDATKFLNEYIEKHPEEAERRLKNRGLLWDVELNPEEEKEFAAAKVAKKPYTYYSYD, via the coding sequence ATGTACGACTACCAATCCGACGCCACCAAATTCCTCAACGAATACATAGAAAAACACCCCGAAGAAGCCGAACGCCGTCTGAAAAACCGCGGCCTCTTGTGGGATGTCGAACTCAATCCCGAAGAAGAAAAGGAATTTGCCGCCGCCAAAGTGGCGAAAAAACCCTACACCTACTATTCCTACGACTAA
- a CDS encoding class I SAM-dependent methyltransferase: MSIRATAATPGLLAYLRGINPAEHPALTRLRERTAQHRMGKMAVAPEQAAVLAWLARLTGAENYLEIGVFTGYSSTAVALALPEHGRVTACDINAAYTEYARQAWQDAGVAHKISLHLQPAIFTLDELLAAGRADSYDIAFIDADKAPTPHYYERCLRLVRPGGIIAIDNLLLGGRVIEQAREDDPPALPVIRAFNAALPHDTRIEPLTLPLGDGLTLLRKRPHPEAV; the protein is encoded by the coding sequence ATGAGCATCCGCGCCACCGCCGCCACGCCCGGGCTTCTCGCCTATCTGCGCGGCATCAACCCCGCCGAACACCCCGCCCTCACCCGTCTGCGCGAACGCACCGCGCAACACCGCATGGGCAAAATGGCTGTCGCCCCCGAGCAGGCGGCCGTTTTGGCTTGGCTCGCACGACTCACAGGCGCGGAAAACTATTTGGAAATCGGCGTTTTCACCGGTTACAGCAGCACCGCCGTCGCCCTCGCCCTGCCCGAACACGGCCGCGTCACCGCCTGCGACATCAACGCCGCCTACACCGAATACGCCCGCCAAGCCTGGCAGGACGCGGGCGTGGCGCACAAAATCAGCCTGCACCTGCAACCGGCCATCTTCACCCTCGACGAACTCCTCGCCGCCGGACGCGCCGACAGCTACGATATTGCCTTTATCGACGCCGACAAAGCCCCCACCCCGCATTACTACGAACGCTGCCTGCGCCTCGTGCGTCCCGGCGGCATCATCGCCATCGACAACCTCCTGCTCGGCGGCCGCGTTATCGAACAGGCGCGGGAAGACGACCCGCCCGCCCTTCCCGTTATCCGCGCCTTCAACGCCGCCCTGCCGCACGATACCCGCATCGAACCCCTCACCCTGCCCCTGGGCGACGGCCTCACCCTGCTGCGCAAACGCCCGCACCCCGAGGCCGTCTGA